The Juglans regia cultivar Chandler chromosome 1, Walnut 2.0, whole genome shotgun sequence nucleotide sequence aatagattttttttttcttttttttgtgatgGCACAAATACTAAGATCTTTGTCTCATGCTAAAAAGGACATGAAAATGAAACCAAATCACAAGCAAAGACTCCTACTAAGACAAAGATCTCGACCATATTTATTGCTTATTAGTGATTATTATTATCTACAAATAATCAATGTCCAATGATGATCACGTGATCATGTGACGTGttcttgaaatttaaaatgattttttgaaaaatctaaaattaatgGATCCATGCATGGCATTGGAGTGCATTTGAAAGTAGAGTACGAACAATGCTGGTActtctaaactcatattaaggCCCTAAAAAACACATAACAAATCAGCCTCTCCAAGCAATATTTAAACCCCAATTCAATCCCAATATCTCTTTCTTTCCATTGACAACAAGAAAACAGGGTTAGAAAAAATGGTAAGCAGCATGTAGACTAATACTGTTTAAGATGAGTGGTGGGCTTTTAACAACAAATGTCACGAGGCCTGGAAGAGTTTCTAGTGAAGCCTACCAAATGTCAAAGattgtttttttatacaaatcagtatgtactatttttcatttttgtggtAGAAAGGGGAAACTTCATATTTGGAAGTCATGCAAGATTTATGGGGCTGCTGATTTATGGAGTAAAGCCACTGGAAAGTTCGCATTGAACTAAACTTCTTAAGCAAATAAAACAATCAGAGCCTTAGCAGTCCATAAGCCATTTTTTACAAACAACCACTGGGTATGGTTCTATTAACAATACCCAAGTTCTATTAACGATACCCATATCAGAAAACACTAAGATGCCTTACGAACCCcttttttttgggaaataatttttttttctccatgccCTAGGCCACAATACCCATAtcagaaaacacaaaaatcacatCTTGATATACACATGAAGAACATAATAGTATGAAAGGAAAAATGGTACAATATTTACCTACAAAGCTGAGCAAACCGTTTCAAGAAAAAGAGCTGAACTTGTTGTTGGTTTGGTTCGTTCAATCACAAGTTTGAGGGGAGTGGCGGCGTTGGGGAGACGTAGGAGCGTCGCGAGGTGGCGCTGGGAAGAGGAAGCCGATGCGGGTTTGTGGCGAGGAAGGAGGTGGGTTTCGCGGGATTCAAATATGATTTCGGGTTTGCTCTATTCAACGACCTCGAGGGAAGTGGCGGCTGCATTGGGCAGACGGAGGAGCGCCGCTCGGTGGAGCTGACGAGAGAAACGGCGTCGTCGGGAGGTGCTGGGTAAAGGAACGTGATGCGGGTTGCTGTCGAGGGAGAAGGTCTTCCATGGATGAATTCGAACGGGGATAAATTAGAAACCGACTTTCAAAATGAATCAAAACAcacattttggtttttttgttaaaaaaaaaaaaagcgaaagAAAAGGAAGTCACGTAGTGTGTGCAACGAGTGCACTGCTACAATGACTTCTATGTAGCAAACCTCAGCTATACACTCTATTTCGCACACAAATTTGTGCACCTTTACTGACGTAGCTGaaccaatttagaaaaaaaaaaaaaaagaagcgaAGAAGACGAGGACGCCCATGAAAAGGCTCCATTTTTCCCCACCGCCCGTGAACCAATTTTCACTTTGCTCTCTCGTCTTCGCACGTCTCTCTCGCCACCGACACTCACGTCAGATTTGGGCTTGGTTTGAGCTTTGGTTGTTTGATTTTCACGTCTCGTTGAAGCTGTAAATATGAACTACGACAGGCTTTTTAGAGATTGCAACACAACACTTCGCCACCCACCTACATAACACTAAATTTGGTCAATAAGAAATCAGACAAACGGTACAAGACAATGGTAATAGATTGGTCAACCGAAGAAGACTAGATCGATAGCTTTACATTATTTAGTAGAATTTCAAACCACAAAACACAACTAATAAAAATTTGCAGGCACAACATACCTTTTCCTTTGGTAATTTGACAAACTAATCCATTAAAGTTGGTGCCACAGTAGTTTCTAATTGGAAAAGAttctaaaattttagataatcgATACAAGTGTTCAACTGCCAAATGAAGCAAGCCAAGTTCTTGTGCTTGGGCAGAAGCTTGGCGGCGAACTCATGCGGGTTCCAGACCACAAAGTTGTTGCTGCCGTAGCTCCTAGAAACCACTGAGTCGGTCTCTGGGTCGTCCACCATGGCATAAAGCTTCCTCTAAAATGGTGGCCATGCATCCGTCGTCGAAGACCGGCATCATTAACATTtgtcattcttcttcttccgtgagagagagagagagagagagagagaggagggttGGGGAAAGCGGTCCAAGCACTTCAGAGTCGAACCTTCCGTCATTATTCACTGGATGGCCCTGAGTGGACATGTGGAAGCCGTACGAATTTCGTGCCCAAAGGGTGCACAAAATTGCCTGAATTTAGCTTCTTCCGATCTCTTTGCATAGAATTTGTCGTAATTGTATTGGTGTTTCAAGTCTAAATGTAGACAATTTTGTACACCCCTGTGCACACGAAGTTCATCTGGATAGCAGTTAAATAAAACGATGCGTATTGAGATTTTCAGAAGGGAAAGCTTTTGGCTATTCTTTCGTCTTGCAGTTTTGCATATTGcagctcctcttcctcttctccttagTTTGCAACTTCTCTTCCGTTTGAAATGGTGCAACTCAGATCGTGAGCGTGACCCTGTCCTCACTGTGCTCTCCGAAATCGAACTGAAGCTCTCCGATTTGAGTTCGCAACTCTCTTCTCACTAGAGATGCACATTTAAAGATGGGGAGGGAAAATGTGTCGTAGGGTGTTGATTTGAGTTCGCAGAGCTGAAATCCCATTTTCATATTTCGTTGCCCGAAATCTTGTTTGGCTTGCTGCTTGGCATTTCATAACTATTTTCCAACACTTCACTgtgaggaattaaaaaaatcaactttaaggACAAAGACTTCAAAACTCAGTAATTTAAAACTAGGGAGAGATCAACACTCAACAGAAGAGTGAATCTTTATCACCAAGAAACAGATGCCcaatataattaaatgagaactgaaatggaaaaataaaatataaaaactaataGAATGTCTACCGTGatgaaaacaaatttcaaatgaaactaCGCGAACAAGGTCCAATAATGTTCAACTAATCTGGCGAACATAACAAGGAACAACAATGATGAGGAAGTTGGATCTCATGGAAAATTTAGAGAGATATATACAAAACGACGAGGACAAAACTTGAGGGGTTCTGAATAGTTGGAAGGAACTATAGAATTACTCGACAATAAAGGTTTAGAGAGATGACTTTGTGGAAAAGCCGATAgctcaaaaaaatcaaaacgcTTCATAATGAACCAAGAAAATCAAGAGAAGTGAACCCAAACAAACAAAGCACCGGCAAGAGCAGAACAAGAAAACACAAAGATCCCAAAATTTTTTCAAGCCCCAAAATGTTTCTTGGTTTGTGTCTTCGTGAGTGGGAAAGCTATGAAAGCTGCTCAAAAGGGAGTTCAAAGTGCAACGTTGTTGGTTCTTGGTCGTTAAAACAAGCTGCCATTGCTCATAGCTTGGTCGTCGAAACAAGCTAGTTCTTGGTTCATGAGAGGGAAAGCAAAAATGGCTCAGATCTACAAGTCACAGGTCCAAACTTCTTCTCCCCCAAGTAattcaggtttttttttttttttttttttttttcagttttacaAAAATGTCCTGCTATGTCAGCAGGGGGTGCACAGGATGTGCGCCAACTTGACTTCCCATAGCAgaattgaattgtatattaaagaaaattttttcaaataatatcaTGTACAGTTATGAAGTGTGTAAatgttgtataattatttttaaaaaaaaataaaatttattattaaaaattaatttttttatcatgtaagtcatatatttatttatttatttcaatataattACACGATACTTACACATTCTATGACTGCAAACATCATTTCTATTAAATTAAAACTCCACTTTCTAACAAAAAGAAACTATTACTACTTTAGCCAATCCCTAAAATTTCAActcaatataattattatttgactACTATTTATTGACGTGGCTaatgaattatatttattttaaaataattttttacaatattatgaatcattatatcaatatataaattttattgtataaagTTTTTGTGTACACCaaacatttttctaataataaatagCGTGTATTTTACtcccaaagaaaaataataaacgtACAACAATTAATCCGAAAAGCGGGATAGATTTGAATGTATATCCAAACACCCCCTCGCAAACCCTAGAACCACAGTAGGAGAGCTAGCCGCCGTCACGCATATATAGCCCGCCATTAACGTCCTCCAAAGGGCAAGCAAGTGTGTGAGAGCGCAACGCGCAGGCAAGCGATCAGCCGATCGACAATGTCGAAGCGAGGTGCGTATCGCTTTTTGTCATTTTCCTGCACTTTCTCGTCAACCAAATAGTACTTTTCACTTCTAAAATTCTTCCACCTTTTACAGGTAGGGGAGGATCTGCGGGGAATAAGTTCAGGATGTCTCTGGGTCTACCGGTGGCTGCCACGGTCAACTGTGCTGACAACACGGGGGCGAAGAACCTGTACATCATATCGGTGAAGGGAATCAAAGGGAGGTTGAATCGGTTGCCCTCCGCCTGCGTGGGAGACATGGTCATGGCCACCGTCAAGAAGGGGAAGCCTGACTTGAGAAAGAAGGTCCTTCCCGCTGTCATCGTTCGCCAGCGGAAGCCCTGGCGCCGAAAGGACGGTGTCTTCATGTACTTTGAAGGTAAACGTCCGAAAGACGTCGTTTTTCTCGccagttttgttttgttttgtttttattttatgtctGATCTTCTGTTGCATACTGTCTTTAAAGCCCCTTCACGTTTGTTAAGAACTAgcgttagaaaaaaaaacacgcTTAAAATGACCgatcaagaatatatatttatatatatatatatatatatatgcagtgtAAATGTGCCATGGTTTAGTTGGTTTGGAAGATTACAGTAGCTTAGGAGTTTTGTTTTCTGTATGGTATTTTGTGGGCTCCCGTGGATTGTGGAGAATATGTGACGTAGTCAGTTGATTTATACTCGAGTGGAATTGGTATTTTTGATTCACTGGTGTTTCTGTAATTGTGGTTCTATGGATTTGTGCAGTTGACACTGATTCATTTTTCAATGAAGGGTGTTCTCCCAGTGGAGCCTTCAGATTGCAACATTCTTAATCATACTTGTGCTTGCTTTTATTAAAGTTTATCACGCTTTTTATTGTCAGGATTCTGTCATTTGGTTGagttagtattttattttcatttttctatccCCTTTCATGTTCTTCATCTAGCAGTGCTTGCCTATTggtcatttttttaagttgcttctatataaaagaaaaagatgactGCCCAATTAACTAGGTGGTCGTTCATTGTTAGAAGCATACATCAAAGAAAATACCAGCTTTAAACAGCATGATGTTCATCTCTTGCATTGTGTTACCTGTCTCCTGGAAATGTATTTCCTAGAAACGGTTGATGTCTTTTCCTATTGCTTTGTTTGGTGAAGCGCTTCATGTAGGGGGGTGGCCCTTGCTACAAAATAGATGGGAAATTAGGGATCTTTAAGATGGGAATGAAGGTTTATTGTATGATTGAATGAAAGCAATATTTTGAATGGATCGCTAAGTTTGTAGCTTGGCCTTGGGCTGTTTTGACAAAagattgtgaattttgtgatcCTAATAAGATACTCTTtctttatattcattttttcagtCATTTGGTTGGTAGATGCCACATATTTGCTTATTCATTTCTTACAACCGGCTCCCTTCAGTTTCTGAAttcttgtttttggtttttgcaGATAATGCTGGGGTCATTGTGAATCCCAAGGGAGAAATGAAAGGTATCATCATCTGTTATATCTGTTCTATGAAATGCTATAACCTGAAGCTTATCGGGAATCCTTTGGTCTTAGTCACTTCTcatagttttagttttttttttttaacttgggTGGGGTAATGGGTACCTGCAAATCCTGGGGAACTTGCATCTCTAAAAGCGTGTTTAAGTTTATGTCTGTCACTGTGTTTATAAAGAAGAAttggttgttttttatttatatagttcaGTTATTTATTTGGTAGTAAGGCAGATGTTATTCTCATTTAGCAGAAAAGATGATAGCTTTTCCAGGCACAATTGTCGTGTTGGTTGTCCAGAAAGCAATTTCATTGAGCTGTAAATTATGGGGTCTCTCGTTTTCCTCCCTTCTCTTTTGTTATGATTTTGATGGGGTTTTGCTCTTGTGGTTATTGTAGGTTCTGCCATCACCGGTCCAATTGGGAAAGAGTGTGCTGATCTCTGGCCAAGAATTGCGAGTGCTGCCAATGCTATtgtctaaaaaaaatgaattctaaGCTACTGGTTTCATGATTTGTTGGTGATTGTAGGTTTTGAATCTTTGTTTTGGGAGTTTTGTTTGGCTTATATAATCGGAGTTTATTTTGGCTTATATAATCATTCCGTGTTTAGGAGAACTGTGATGGTTTAGATAGTTGCAACTGTTCAAATTTtgtttacaatttaaatttagGTCGCCATTCTAATATTCATTGCAGTCTTTGCATCGTTGTAGTGATTTCAGCTTGGCATTTGCCTCCTCCCTTCAGTTAAAGCAAGTTTTGTGTGTTGATCAGATGGTGTTGCGATTTTCACCAACACAATGAGAAAATGAATAGTAGGACTTAAAATttttggataatgaa carries:
- the LOC108996043 gene encoding 60S ribosomal protein L23, which translates into the protein MSKRGRGGSAGNKFRMSLGLPVAATVNCADNTGAKNLYIISVKGIKGRLNRLPSACVGDMVMATVKKGKPDLRKKVLPAVIVRQRKPWRRKDGVFMYFEDNAGVIVNPKGEMKGSAITGPIGKECADLWPRIASAANAIV